GCGCTCGTGGCCATTCTTGACGCCGACAAGGAGGGCTTCCTGCGCAGTCAGACCAGCCTGACCCAGACGGCTGGGCGGGCCGCCCGTCACGAAAAGGGACGGGTCATCTTCTATGCGGACAAGATCACCGATTCCATCCGGCGGACGACGGAATTGACCAATGCGCGGAGGGAGAAGCAGAAGGCCTACAATGAGGCTCACGGGATCACGCCGACGAGTGTGCGCCGCGGCATCCAGGCGAGTCTGCACGCAGTGGGCGCGGATCGGGAGAGGGACCGGGGCCTGGTAGCGGAAATCGGTGATTCCGATGTCGAGGCAGTCATCGCCGAACTGGAGATCGAGATGGAAGAAGCCGCGGCCGCCCTGGAGTTTGAACGGGCCGCCCTCCTGCGCGATCAGGTGAAGGCGCTGCGCAGCGGTGAGGCGCTCAAGCCATCCGGGAGCAGGCGCGGATCCTACCGCCAGAAAACCGGGAAGAAGCGGCGCAAGTAGACGCGCCCCGCCTTGGGTTGGGCGGATCCCGGAGAGGCGCGCCCGGCGGTCATGTCCCCCGGTCCTTTCAACTGAATCGGACGGGTTGTGATGGTCGGTTGAGGCTCAGCCTCCCTGACAGAAGCGATAGGCGTAGAGGTCGGCATCCTTCAGGACAAATCGCAGCCGAACGGGACGGCCGGAGAGGGTGCGGACATCCGGTCCGTTCTTCCAGGTCACCGGCCGATCGATGGCATCGCCGAAGACCGGGTCACACTCATCGAGCCTGAATCCCTCGAGTGCCCGGCCGGTCTCGTCCTGAATTTCCACCCGGACGTCGCCCGCGATGGAGGAGGCGAAATTGAGCCGCAATTCACTCCCGTTGAAAACGATCGGCCGGGTGAGGCATTCGCCGCCGGCCGCCGGAGCGTTCAGGGAGACGAAACCGTCGAGTCGGAGAGTGTAGCGGCGCAGGGCACTGCCCGTTTCCATCCAGTAGTTCTCGACCGCATACAGGGAGAGTTCATTGGGCCCATCGACTCCCAGTGAGGAAGCGGTCTCGACCAGATGCCAGGCCAGGTACTGATGACCGTAGTTCCAGGTCCCCGATCGTTCCGGGCCCGGACGCAGGAAGCCCTCCGGCCAGCGGGCGAATTCGACGCCGTCGCGGCTGCTCATGAGGAGGGATTCGGAGAGGGCGGTCCCGTAGCGAAGCTGGGCCGATGACCTGAATTCCCGGAATTCGCGATCGGGGAGGGCGCGCATCGAACTGCCCCAAGGGCGCTCGAGGTAGCGGGCGGGGAAACCGATCAGTAGGTGGGGGGCGCGGTGGTAGGGTTTGACCTGGTTGACATAGAGTTCCTCGGCCGGGGGCGAACCGGTGTAGGTCAGGTCCGCCTGATTGTCCCAGTGAACGAAGTCTTTCGAGGTGGCCGTGCGGATCGAACGGGGCCCCTTCGGTTCCCACACTCCCTTGGCCACCATGCCCTCGGGGAAACAACGCCAGTAGGCTCGGTACTCACCGCGCACCGCATCCCAGAACGCCAGGTTCTGTGAATCGAAGGCACCTTCCGTGATGACCGGTTCATCGGACATCGCCGACCACCGGATGCCGTCGGTCGATTCAACGGCGTAAAGCCCATGGGGGCCGCGCGACCGGATGAATCCCTTGTAGGGAGTGGTGGCGTCCGGGTTGTCGTCCCTGAAAAGAGCGGGATGACCGGGATCGGCCTCGATCCGGTTCAAGGTTTCGCGGTCGAGGATGATATTGTTGGCGGTGGATCCGTGACGCTCGACGATTCCCAGGTCCGGTTTTGTCCAGTTGATCCCGTCGGTGCTCTCCGCGTAGCAGGTGTAGATGTCGGGCCTGGTTTCGGACGCGATCTTCCCCGCGGAGAGGCGGATCTTCCAGGCTTTGTAGTAGAGTCGGTAGAGGTCACCGTCCCGAAAGAGGCTGTGATAACCGCAACCGTTGCCTTCCCAGGGCGCATCATGGCGCAGAACGATTTCCCGTGGCTGGGGGTGGTGCAACCGGCGGGTCGCCATGCCCTCGACTCTTTCAATGAGACAATCATCGAGAAAGAGCTCGCGGCGGTTTCCAATCGGGCAGGGGCTGGGGTGGCGCTTCACGCTGCCCTGAAGATGGGACGGATCGGAGTGCGGAAGAAGCGTCGCTTCCGTGAATCCGTTCGACCGAAGGGCGGTCGCTGACGCCAGATCAGGGTTTTCGCTCGCCGATCAGGGCCTGCAGGTCCTCTAATCGGTTTGCATGAATCCGGCCCCATCACCTGATCGAACCTCTCGGGTTCCGTTCTTTTCTTTCGCCTCGAACCTGGAGGACCAGACCGCGCAGCTGGCCGAAAACCCCCTCGTCCGGCGCTTCGCCGATTCGCGCAAGATCCTCTCTTCCGATCGCTTTCGTCCGGCTTATCACTTTGTCAATCCGGAAGGGACGTTGAATGACCCGAACGGGCTCTGTTTCTGGCAGGGGCGCTGGCACCTCTTCTACCAGGCCTATCCTCCGGAAGACACCCGCCAGCATTGGGGCCATGCCGTCAGCGAGGATCTCATCCATTGGCGGGACCTTCCCTATGCCATCTACCCGAATCCCGAGAACTGCTGCTATTCCGGATCCACCCTGGTCGAAGAGGATCGGGTCATCGCAATGTATCATGGGACGGAAGTGGGCAATATGGTGGCCGTATCGAGCGATCCCCTGCTCCTGAATTGGGAGAAGGTGACGGGTCGGGCGGTCATTCCTCTCCTCAAGGCCGACGGCTCAAAGCCACCCTACAAGATTTTTGATCCCTGCCTATGGAAGAAAGGCGGCGCCTACTACGCACTCTCCGGCGGGACCCGCCTGATCGGCGCCGGTCCCCGTTTTCGTCCGGTCGAATCCCTCTTCCGTTCCAGTGACCTGGTTCATTGGGAATACCTGCACCCGTTTGTCACGGGCGATGTTTTCACCCGGGTTGGGGATGACGGCGCCTGCCCGTATTTCTGGCCGATCGGCGATCGGCACATCCTGCACTTTTTCTCCCACATGAGCGGAGGACAGTATCTGATCGGGGACTACGACATGGACCGGGATCTTTTTGAGGCGACAGGCCATGGTTTGGCCAATTTCGGACCGTATGGACCATCCGGCGTTCACGCCCCTTCGGCCTGTCCGGACGGAAAGGGCGGAGTGGTCGTGATCTACAACATGAATGCCGGGCGTCCGGCCGAGGGATGGAATCATCTCATGACTCTGCCACGGCGCATGACGCTGAAAGGGCATGACGAGGTCGGGGTCGAGCCGATCGAATCGGTTGAAAGCCTTCGATCGGAACCGCGGCAATTCGCCAATCTGACCGTGCCGGCCAACCAGGAAATCATCCTCGAGGAAATCGCGGGCGATTCGCTCGAAATCGGCCTGGAAGTCTTCCCGGGACCGGAGGCGGTTTTTGAATTGAATGTCTTTCGCTCACCCGGCTCGGAGGAGGTCACCCGGATCCAGTTCTTCCGGGATCGCGGCTTTGTCAACCGCGGCTACCGCACGGGACCACAACAGAGTCTGGTCTCGATCGACACGTCGCGCTCATCGATCCTTCCCGACTCGCGGCCCCGAGCCCCGGAGACCGCGCCGGTGACGATCGCACCGGACGAGCCGCTCTCACTCCGGGTGTTCCTCGATCGCAGCGTGGTGGAGGTCTTTGTCAACGGGCGGACCTGCCTGGCGGTCCGGGTGTATCCGGGGCGCGATGACAGCCGGGGCG
This genomic window from Opitutaceae bacterium contains:
- a CDS encoding glycoside hydrolase family 32 protein, which translates into the protein MNPAPSPDRTSRVPFFSFASNLEDQTAQLAENPLVRRFADSRKILSSDRFRPAYHFVNPEGTLNDPNGLCFWQGRWHLFYQAYPPEDTRQHWGHAVSEDLIHWRDLPYAIYPNPENCCYSGSTLVEEDRVIAMYHGTEVGNMVAVSSDPLLLNWEKVTGRAVIPLLKADGSKPPYKIFDPCLWKKGGAYYALSGGTRLIGAGPRFRPVESLFRSSDLVHWEYLHPFVTGDVFTRVGDDGACPYFWPIGDRHILHFFSHMSGGQYLIGDYDMDRDLFEATGHGLANFGPYGPSGVHAPSACPDGKGGVVVIYNMNAGRPAEGWNHLMTLPRRMTLKGHDEVGVEPIESVESLRSEPRQFANLTVPANQEIILEEIAGDSLEIGLEVFPGPEAVFELNVFRSPGSEEVTRIQFFRDRGFVNRGYRTGPQQSLVSIDTSRSSILPDSRPRAPETAPVTIAPDEPLSLRVFLDRSVVEVFVNGRTCLAVRVYPGRDDSRGVSLHSRGTASRIRSIDAWTMKSIWSQP